A genomic region of Desulfosarcina ovata subsp. ovata contains the following coding sequences:
- a CDS encoding RHS repeat-associated core domain-containing protein translates to MPKIPTIKAEILSGTLIVDSDNNRSNKSSVTVTGTREDDTAIYINGALKVALGTGDWSVTLDLEQGENSLEIWSRDTAGNDSEVVQVTINVDSLAPTITSAFPTADSFLSAAPAVVSVSYTETGSGLNTEACTRSLQDADGNTIAGTWDFTTDGTVSFTPAAALVDGGYALSLQLEDNYTNRSSTLSRAFTVDTVAPDAPVIDTVTTPTHNATQIVSGTKESYAAIFLNDSQVVDNTAATTWQATVTLTSGENTLAFVASDRAGNSSEAVSVVIEYDDVAPDAVTTLTVNGQGSGTTAALNWTGYDEAAHGDIAGYRIYWQEGASFSDVAGMTVRQTVSVGTFTATATGLTKGATVWFTVVAVDKMGNLNTAVTPVSATLEDIQAPENVTGLTVDAQADSLTFSWTASTDSVGDLAGYRVYLDDATEYAALAADQLSHSLTGLAAAEAHTFRITAIDDAAEPNESSGASLSGVTWLPNPTGLSGEPFSGYVQLSWSAAEPSVYVKQYRVYTSDAQFSSIDAVSGAHNVGTATGTSAKVAGLTDGQTYWFAVTTLNTSDGENPTVTAISATPEADTEGPELTDLLAGTVAFADGFELTGPVTLSLYADDPSGVSRIEFSLDGNLLRTDYSPPYTCYFDPADMADGSHELTITAYDTLDNRTTLTIGFTVALAPPEAPAITSPADGTTTNETQVVVSGEAEADATVTLYNNALTTGVSGKVDGKGHFSMVLTLAEGENSLQASAANRSGEGPLSMAVAITVDTTLPGPPLAITAEARSGGVIRITWQKPTDGVISGYNLYRGNSAFSDVALAEKVNTGTLANDKYNDVPASDGTWYYRVTSLDAAGNESEPSGLASADADSIAPRATAIVYSPEGAYDADTGTMAPGTVDLELTVSESLQATPFLSITPSGGTPISVDLTQVDDTTYSGFFVISETTPGGSAWAVFSGRDTVGNRGTEIDAGGTILIDTDGPSVSRLAVTPQSPIRNDVEDPVTVTAVLGLSEAVKAGTLPEVGYLLSGEGRETIPVDSLTQLATADGDAQTFQAVFTLPADAGAADAESLSLTFSAVDDLDNAGSDIDADNRFQVYQGDLPPLDAPDGLTGTALPGGKVQLAWNPVDEAVAYQVYRQGPDETELTVLTRLDAGSLIEYEDATEADGDYTYAVTSIRSENSQEAESGQSDTVTVSADSVAPGAPTDFALELVANGIKATWNAPAYTEPITYRLYRASASEITSVDGIDPLAEGIDATLVVDPDPSDDDHCYTVTAVDAAGNQSPPATSSYLNFDLLPVSSLAVVQSESDSPVVSWTHSGSTVAGYYLYLGDSDDGVQLGDGLITDQSYTDIGWSEDQRRYTVVAVDGEGVSSLGRSITLPVIEASLADDAVVRRGLMNRLTYTVKNSSDSAVDSIRLQVELGGITHTSDSFSLSAGGQASVDVVVGGYADLTDPADVTTTIAITPEANESVRIVRNDQVSVADGMLVLQIANDSFTRGGTGTVWFTLENTGDEEIEIVAARNSGNSDSDEIAFTLLDEDENVITAKAFRQAVGDSVITLADKRSVARIGAGEIFTASATTIDVPATAPDDVTVRLVIDNIHYHLGRDTEVSMSGLSTTHTVNLEETAYTGQLGAITPETSSGDEDIVITGRAIERATGDPLDNVPLNLTITVDGFESTFTVYTDGEGSFSYAYTPTTAGIFTVRVVHPGLTDKPVHGQFVVSRLSLSMTTANAIIPYNYEQSISLKVTTGDGTEVTGLRLEYLAEDQAGGVLVDGIHLTLPNALETLSGGSTAALPFSLWADNTADTTLSIVLRVASDENPQWGILTVNAAFSEASPVLYFTPDHIETGMAREKTVTETVALSNKGLTAMTGVTLKLLSGDGSVAPDWIALNVDGNAGDLAVGDTREVSITFAPEEETAEGNHHFLLRVSSDNYPQTDINLYAAVTQSGIGNVLFKVSDIYTGTLDDNLEVVQGLAGVKVVLQNEAVTTQSYSATTDSIGEAEFTDLVAGRYQARISSDNHQAYTGRVWVKPGITTTEDVFLEYNLVTVEWSVTETTIEDKYEIVLTATYETDVPAAVVVVSPTSIALPDMQAGDVFNTEITLTNHGLIRADEVNFTLPASDANFTYETLSAIPESIDAKQQVVIPIRVTCVKPLVATEDGSGGGDDNCRAYTACGRIEYIFICSNGKANESETGFCATYSYGDCSASYGGSGSGSGGYSGTYNYSTGEGSTSGYTPEATSIEAGPGCFPDVESRRECWCEPCSQMVTCKDVMEPVGSSVNSVLRRYTREDTDLSVKVPGGVLDLSRVYQDYQWVMEPFGINGADGTMGIQQYYYSYEYEYQGKEYTFCIVTAVIRNGTVYKRPAGSYAVKVETNPDGSLNGSPSLVKYNNVFVDEDENTITENESGDGYSWTSSSGKTVKYDVNGRVIAIGNRSGTLALPIYDDDNNGRLAGITDRYDRQVIWCEYDENQRLVAVQDHADADDPDCRRVQYHYDENDRLARVTDVLGDDTRYTYTEISRTITGGNMQTVGVYHVYSASDNTLTSGSTCPPSDRLVEIKTHFSSALSSIEDPEGRMIRLAYDENGDLRVYADDTIEKTFSYDYDKTKKQYYVSIGYPSGMVKEVWYDASGLTRRVDINGRTVKQITKDGRQYSVADENDRTTRYTYDEWNNLVEIVYPDGSVVENEYLTDIKRISRKVDELGNITRFEYNDANLLERKIEASDTDDERITEYTYDDDGNLLTITRLADGNTALSQTVMTYDEWGNLTSVTDPENGVTRFTSHDIMGNVLEKIGARGKTWAYTYNVKGNLKTVTDPLGNVTEHFYDDVGNRIRTVDAEGRETTYTYDNHDNLVRAVDHEGHASKFAYNANDKLIQQTDAEGKVLLYEYDNEGRLTATIDGHGDEIDMTYDDATSTGCASCSGATGSLPSHTIYPTFETSYTYDRRNRKTVETVHKDASTEYATRFTYDEAGNLVSRTDKAGRTTYYAYDALNRLIKVTDPASGETAYTYDDRDNLIRLTDAENQTTRFEYDAANRLIREIRPLGGETRYDYDAAGNLIEKIDAKNQKAEYAYDDAGRLEEIRYYAASSDVEPTKTVTFSYDKVGNLTGYDDGTTLAVYAYDTLYRKTGERLDYGAFSLQNAYTYYDNGLKETYTGPDAVTYGYLYDANNQLAAVQIPNAGYVTVSGYHWTRPADMLLPGGGTIDLDYDELLRLEQITTTDPAANPVLKYAYTYDNMDNITAKATEHGDYEYGYDALYRLIDVVNPVRDDEAFTYDGVGNRLTSADTSTEWGYNENNELTGYDDVTFDYDLNGNMIEKNAGGVVTKFFYNLEDRLERVEDGSGNVIASYYYDPFGRRLWKDVGGTRTCFHYSDEGLEGEYDATGTVIKTYGWKPGSTWSTDPLFMKIGTEYYYYHNDHLGMPQKMTSVSGAVVWRATYSSFGQASIDTEVVENNLRFPGQYYDAETGLHYNYHRYYDPATGRYLTADPIGLEGGINIFAYTSNNPVNLIDPFGLNAIVLFQEQAAGGYGHIASAVSDPQSGGWHYFSKDGYGYMPTSYHYFNNKGELLAFALIAGKYDDYVELQTTTKDDFSMIKYGISQLNTPYSFMPFLNTELSSSRSHCSDLTLDILEAGNTSPYNKSEFKENLPWHNAPRDLWNALRRYYP, encoded by the coding sequence GTGCCCAAAATACCCACCATTAAAGCCGAGATCCTCTCCGGCACCCTGATCGTGGACAGCGACAACAACCGCTCCAACAAGAGTTCGGTCACAGTCACCGGCACCCGGGAGGACGACACTGCCATTTATATTAATGGCGCCCTCAAGGTCGCCCTGGGCACCGGGGACTGGTCGGTTACATTAGACTTAGAACAGGGGGAGAACAGCCTGGAGATTTGGTCCCGGGATACAGCAGGCAACGACTCTGAGGTGGTGCAGGTCACCATCAACGTCGACTCCCTGGCGCCGACCATCACCAGTGCCTTTCCCACGGCAGACAGTTTTCTCTCCGCGGCACCGGCGGTGGTCAGCGTTTCCTATACCGAAACGGGCAGCGGTTTGAACACGGAAGCATGCACGCGCAGCCTCCAGGATGCCGACGGCAATACGATTGCCGGAACCTGGGATTTTACTACCGACGGCACGGTGAGCTTCACCCCGGCGGCCGCGTTGGTCGACGGAGGTTATGCCCTCTCCCTTCAGTTGGAGGACAATTACACCAACCGCAGCAGCACCCTGAGCCGTGCGTTTACCGTGGACACCGTGGCGCCCGACGCGCCGGTCATCGATACGGTGACCACGCCCACCCACAACGCCACCCAGATTGTCAGCGGCACCAAGGAGTCCTATGCGGCCATTTTCCTGAACGACAGCCAGGTGGTCGACAACACCGCGGCCACCACTTGGCAGGCCACCGTTACGCTCACCAGCGGCGAGAACACCCTCGCGTTCGTGGCCAGCGACCGGGCCGGCAACAGCAGCGAGGCGGTAAGTGTGGTCATCGAGTACGACGACGTCGCCCCGGATGCGGTCACCACCCTGACGGTAAACGGCCAGGGCAGCGGTACCACGGCCGCCCTGAACTGGACCGGTTATGACGAGGCCGCCCACGGCGATATCGCCGGCTACCGCATCTACTGGCAGGAAGGCGCGAGCTTCAGCGATGTCGCCGGCATGACCGTCCGCCAAACGGTCTCTGTCGGCACCTTCACGGCCACGGCCACCGGCCTGACCAAGGGCGCCACGGTCTGGTTTACCGTAGTGGCCGTGGATAAGATGGGCAATCTCAACACGGCGGTGACCCCGGTTTCGGCCACACTGGAAGACATCCAGGCGCCTGAAAACGTCACCGGCCTGACGGTTGACGCCCAGGCGGACAGCCTGACCTTCTCCTGGACCGCATCAACGGACAGCGTCGGCGACCTGGCCGGCTATCGGGTCTACCTGGACGACGCCACCGAATACGCCGCCCTGGCGGCCGATCAACTTTCCCACAGTCTCACCGGCCTGGCCGCTGCCGAGGCCCACACCTTCCGGATCACTGCCATTGACGATGCCGCCGAGCCCAACGAGAGCAGCGGCGCGAGCCTTTCCGGCGTCACCTGGCTGCCCAACCCCACGGGCCTTTCCGGCGAACCCTTCAGCGGCTATGTACAGCTCTCCTGGAGCGCGGCCGAGCCGTCAGTCTATGTGAAGCAGTACCGCGTCTACACCAGCGACGCGCAGTTCAGCAGCATCGATGCCGTGAGCGGGGCCCATAATGTCGGTACCGCCACCGGCACATCGGCCAAGGTGGCCGGGTTGACCGACGGCCAGACCTATTGGTTTGCCGTCACCACGCTGAACACCTCGGACGGGGAGAATCCGACCGTCACCGCCATCAGTGCTACTCCCGAGGCAGATACCGAGGGCCCCGAGCTTACCGATCTGCTGGCCGGCACAGTGGCCTTTGCCGACGGCTTCGAACTGACCGGCCCGGTGACCCTCTCCCTTTACGCCGACGATCCGTCCGGAGTGAGCCGTATCGAATTCTCACTGGATGGAAACCTTTTGCGCACCGACTATTCGCCGCCCTACACTTGTTATTTCGACCCGGCGGACATGGCCGACGGCAGCCACGAACTGACCATCACCGCCTATGACACCCTGGACAACAGAACGACACTGACCATCGGCTTCACCGTGGCCCTGGCCCCGCCCGAGGCGCCAGCCATCACCAGCCCGGCCGACGGCACCACCACCAACGAGACCCAGGTGGTGGTCTCCGGCGAAGCGGAGGCCGATGCCACGGTCACCCTGTACAACAACGCCTTGACCACCGGCGTTTCCGGCAAGGTGGACGGCAAGGGCCATTTCAGCATGGTCCTGACGCTGGCCGAGGGGGAGAACAGCCTCCAGGCCAGCGCGGCCAACCGCAGCGGCGAAGGCCCCCTGAGCATGGCCGTGGCAATCACCGTGGACACCACCCTGCCCGGTCCACCATTGGCAATCACGGCCGAGGCGCGCTCGGGCGGCGTGATCCGCATCACCTGGCAGAAACCGACCGACGGCGTGATCAGCGGCTACAATCTCTATCGCGGCAATAGCGCATTCTCTGATGTGGCCCTGGCCGAAAAGGTAAACACCGGCACCCTCGCCAATGACAAGTACAATGACGTGCCGGCCAGCGACGGCACCTGGTATTACCGGGTCACCAGCCTGGATGCGGCCGGCAATGAGAGCGAACCTTCCGGCCTGGCGTCCGCCGATGCGGACAGCATCGCCCCCCGGGCGACAGCAATCGTCTACTCCCCCGAAGGCGCCTATGACGCCGATACCGGCACCATGGCGCCGGGCACCGTAGACCTGGAACTGACGGTCAGCGAATCGCTTCAGGCAACGCCTTTTCTCAGCATCACGCCTTCGGGCGGGACACCCATCTCCGTGGACCTGACCCAGGTGGACGACACCACCTACAGCGGCTTTTTCGTTATCTCCGAAACCACTCCCGGAGGCAGTGCCTGGGCGGTCTTCTCCGGCCGTGACACGGTGGGCAACCGCGGCACCGAGATCGATGCGGGTGGTACCATCCTTATCGATACCGACGGCCCGTCGGTCAGCCGGCTGGCCGTAACCCCCCAAAGCCCCATCCGGAACGATGTGGAGGATCCGGTCACGGTTACGGCCGTGCTGGGGCTCTCCGAGGCGGTCAAGGCCGGCACCCTGCCCGAGGTGGGCTACCTGCTTTCCGGTGAAGGTCGCGAGACCATCCCCGTCGACAGCCTGACCCAGCTGGCCACGGCCGACGGCGACGCCCAGACCTTCCAGGCGGTTTTCACCCTGCCAGCGGATGCCGGGGCGGCCGATGCCGAATCCCTCTCCCTGACCTTCAGTGCCGTAGACGATCTGGACAACGCCGGCAGCGACATCGATGCAGATAACCGGTTTCAGGTTTATCAGGGCGACCTGCCGCCCCTGGACGCGCCCGACGGCTTGACCGGCACGGCGCTTCCCGGAGGAAAGGTGCAGCTCGCCTGGAACCCGGTGGACGAGGCCGTGGCCTACCAGGTTTACCGCCAGGGACCCGATGAAACCGAGTTGACCGTTCTCACCCGCCTGGACGCCGGCAGCCTGATCGAATACGAGGATGCCACCGAGGCCGACGGCGACTACACCTATGCCGTCACCAGCATCCGCTCCGAAAACAGCCAGGAGGCCGAGAGCGGCCAGAGCGACACGGTCACCGTCAGCGCCGATTCCGTGGCGCCAGGCGCGCCCACGGATTTCGCCCTGGAACTGGTGGCCAACGGTATCAAAGCCACCTGGAACGCGCCGGCCTACACCGAGCCAATCACCTACAGACTCTACCGGGCATCGGCCAGCGAGATTACCAGTGTCGACGGAATCGATCCCCTGGCCGAGGGGATCGATGCGACCCTGGTGGTGGATCCCGATCCCAGCGATGACGACCACTGCTACACGGTCACGGCCGTGGACGCGGCCGGCAACCAATCACCGCCGGCGACGTCAAGCTATCTCAACTTCGATCTGTTGCCGGTCTCATCCCTTGCCGTGGTGCAAAGTGAAAGCGACTCGCCGGTGGTCTCCTGGACCCATTCGGGCAGCACCGTCGCCGGCTATTATCTCTACCTGGGCGACAGTGATGACGGCGTGCAGCTGGGCGACGGCCTGATTACGGATCAGAGCTATACCGACATCGGCTGGTCCGAAGACCAGCGCCGGTACACCGTGGTGGCCGTGGACGGCGAAGGGGTGTCCAGCCTGGGCCGCAGCATCACCCTGCCGGTGATCGAGGCCTCCCTGGCCGATGATGCCGTGGTGCGCCGGGGCCTGATGAACCGGTTGACATATACCGTGAAAAACAGCTCAGACAGCGCTGTGGACAGTATCCGGCTGCAGGTGGAACTGGGCGGCATCACCCACACCTCGGACAGCTTCAGCCTTTCCGCGGGCGGGCAGGCCAGCGTGGATGTGGTCGTGGGCGGCTACGCCGATCTCACCGACCCGGCCGACGTGACCACCACCATCGCGATCACCCCGGAAGCCAACGAGAGCGTGCGCATCGTCCGCAACGACCAGGTGAGCGTGGCCGACGGCATGCTGGTATTGCAGATCGCCAACGACAGCTTCACCCGGGGCGGCACCGGCACGGTGTGGTTCACCCTGGAAAATACCGGCGACGAGGAGATCGAAATCGTTGCCGCGAGAAATTCGGGCAACAGCGACTCCGACGAGATCGCCTTCACCCTGCTCGACGAGGACGAAAACGTGATTACTGCCAAGGCCTTCCGCCAGGCCGTGGGCGATAGCGTGATCACCCTGGCCGACAAGCGCAGCGTGGCCCGTATCGGTGCCGGCGAGATCTTCACCGCATCGGCCACGACCATCGACGTGCCCGCCACGGCACCGGACGATGTCACCGTGCGGCTGGTCATCGATAATATTCACTACCACCTGGGCCGAGACACCGAAGTGAGCATGTCGGGCCTCTCTACCACGCATACGGTCAACCTGGAGGAGACCGCTTATACCGGTCAATTGGGCGCCATCACTCCGGAAACCTCCTCCGGAGACGAGGACATCGTCATCACGGGCCGGGCCATCGAGCGCGCCACCGGCGATCCCTTGGACAACGTGCCCCTGAACCTGACCATCACCGTTGATGGGTTCGAGTCCACGTTCACGGTCTACACGGACGGCGAGGGCAGCTTCAGCTACGCCTACACGCCGACCACCGCCGGAATTTTCACCGTGCGGGTGGTTCATCCGGGCCTGACCGACAAGCCGGTCCACGGCCAGTTCGTGGTCAGCCGGCTCTCCTTGAGCATGACCACGGCCAACGCCATCATCCCGTACAATTACGAGCAGTCCATCTCGCTGAAAGTCACCACCGGCGACGGCACCGAAGTAACCGGTCTGCGGCTGGAATACCTGGCCGAAGACCAGGCCGGCGGTGTTTTGGTCGACGGCATTCATCTGACCCTGCCCAATGCCTTAGAGACCCTGTCCGGCGGCAGTACGGCCGCGCTGCCGTTCAGCCTGTGGGCGGACAACACCGCCGATACGACCCTTTCCATAGTCCTGCGCGTGGCCAGCGACGAGAACCCCCAGTGGGGCATCCTGACGGTTAACGCGGCCTTCTCCGAGGCCAGTCCGGTGCTCTACTTCACGCCCGACCATATCGAGACCGGCATGGCACGCGAGAAAACCGTCACCGAGACCGTGGCCCTGTCGAACAAGGGCCTCACCGCCATGACCGGCGTTACCCTGAAGCTATTGTCCGGCGACGGCTCCGTGGCTCCGGACTGGATCGCCCTCAACGTCGACGGTAACGCCGGCGATCTCGCCGTGGGTGACACCCGGGAGGTCAGCATCACCTTCGCCCCGGAAGAGGAAACGGCGGAGGGCAATCATCATTTCCTTTTGCGAGTGAGCAGCGACAACTATCCCCAGACCGATATCAACCTCTATGCCGCGGTAACCCAGAGCGGCATAGGCAACGTGCTTTTCAAGGTGTCGGATATTTACACCGGCACCCTGGACGACAACCTGGAGGTGGTCCAGGGCCTGGCCGGAGTCAAGGTGGTCCTGCAGAACGAGGCGGTGACCACCCAAAGCTACAGCGCCACTACCGATTCCATCGGTGAGGCCGAATTTACGGATCTGGTCGCCGGCCGCTACCAGGCCAGGATTAGTTCGGACAACCACCAGGCCTACACCGGCCGCGTCTGGGTCAAACCGGGGATCACCACCACCGAGGACGTTTTTTTGGAGTACAACCTGGTCACCGTCGAGTGGTCGGTCACCGAGACTACCATCGAGGACAAGTACGAGATCGTGCTCACCGCCACCTACGAGACCGATGTGCCGGCCGCCGTGGTGGTGGTCAGTCCCACCTCCATCGCCCTGCCGGACATGCAGGCTGGAGATGTGTTCAATACCGAAATCACCCTGACCAACCACGGCCTGATCCGGGCCGACGAGGTCAACTTTACCTTGCCCGCCAGTGATGCCAACTTCACCTACGAAACCCTCTCGGCCATTCCGGAGAGCATCGATGCCAAGCAGCAGGTGGTCATCCCCATCCGGGTGACCTGCGTCAAGCCGCTGGTGGCAACGGAGGACGGCAGCGGTGGCGGCGATGACAATTGCAGGGCGTATACGGCCTGCGGCAGAATCGAGTATATTTTTATCTGTTCCAACGGAAAAGCCAATGAATCCGAGACCGGCTTCTGCGCCACTTATTCATATGGAGATTGTTCCGCCAGTTACGGCGGCAGCGGCAGTGGCAGTGGCGGTTACTCGGGAACCTATAACTACAGCACCGGCGAAGGCAGTACTTCAGGGTACACGCCCGAGGCAACCTCGATCGAAGCCGGCCCCGGGTGTTTTCCCGACGTGGAGAGCCGCCGGGAGTGCTGGTGTGAGCCGTGCAGCCAGATGGTCACCTGCAAAGACGTGATGGAACCGGTGGGCTCATCGGTCAACAGCGTGCTGCGGCGCTATACCCGTGAGGACACTGATTTGTCGGTGAAGGTCCCCGGCGGCGTGCTGGATCTTTCAAGAGTCTACCAGGATTACCAATGGGTGATGGAACCCTTCGGCATCAATGGCGCCGATGGGACCATGGGCATTCAGCAATATTATTATTCCTACGAATATGAATACCAGGGTAAAGAATACACCTTCTGCATCGTAACCGCCGTCATCCGCAACGGTACCGTCTATAAGCGCCCGGCAGGCAGTTATGCCGTGAAAGTGGAGACGAATCCCGACGGTTCACTGAATGGGTCTCCGAGCCTCGTTAAATACAACAATGTCTTCGTTGACGAGGACGAAAACACGATTACCGAAAATGAGAGCGGAGACGGTTACAGCTGGACAAGCAGCAGCGGCAAGACGGTCAAATATGATGTCAACGGGCGGGTGATCGCCATTGGCAACCGCAGCGGCACCCTGGCCCTGCCGATCTACGATGATGACAACAACGGCCGCCTGGCGGGAATCACCGATCGGTACGACCGACAGGTGATCTGGTGCGAATACGATGAGAACCAGCGTCTGGTCGCCGTGCAGGATCATGCGGACGCCGACGATCCGGACTGCCGGCGGGTGCAGTATCACTACGACGAAAATGATCGTCTGGCCCGGGTAACGGATGTCCTGGGCGACGATACCCGATACACCTATACGGAGATCAGCCGGACGATCACCGGCGGGAATATGCAAACCGTCGGCGTCTATCACGTGTACAGCGCTTCCGATAACACGCTGACCAGCGGATCCACTTGCCCGCCAAGCGATCGACTGGTGGAGATCAAGACCCACTTCTCCAGTGCCCTGAGCAGCATCGAGGATCCCGAAGGCCGGATGATCCGGCTGGCCTACGATGAGAACGGCGACCTCAGGGTCTATGCCGACGACACCATCGAAAAGACCTTCAGCTACGATTACGACAAGACCAAGAAGCAATACTACGTCTCCATCGGCTACCCGTCGGGCATGGTCAAGGAGGTCTGGTACGATGCGAGCGGATTAACCCGCCGGGTGGACATCAACGGACGGACGGTCAAGCAAATTACCAAGGACGGTCGCCAATATTCGGTGGCCGACGAAAACGACCGCACCACCCGCTACACCTACGACGAGTGGAACAACCTGGTTGAAATCGTCTATCCGGATGGATCGGTGGTGGAGAACGAATATCTCACCGACATCAAGCGTATTTCTCGCAAGGTGGACGAGTTGGGCAACATCACGCGGTTCGAGTACAACGACGCCAACCTGCTGGAACGTAAGATCGAGGCGTCCGATACGGACGATGAACGGATTACCGAGTACACATACGACGACGACGGAAACCTGCTGACCATCACCCGCCTGGCCGACGGCAATACGGCCCTATCCCAAACGGTGATGACCTACGACGAATGGGGCAATCTCACCTCCGTGACCGATCCGGAGAATGGCGTGACCCGATTCACCAGCCATGACATCATGGGTAACGTGCTGGAGAAGATCGGCGCCCGGGGCAAGACGTGGGCCTACACTTACAACGTCAAAGGAAATCTCAAGACTGTGACCGATCCCCTGGGAAACGTCACCGAGCATTTTTATGATGATGTGGGCAACCGCATCCGCACCGTGGATGCCGAAGGGCGGGAGACCACCTATACCTATGACAACCACGATAACCTGGTCCGCGCGGTGGATCACGAGGGGCATGCCAGCAAGTTCGCCTATAACGCCAACGATAAACTGATCCAACAGACCGATGCCGAGGGCAAGGTTCTGCTCTACGAGTACGACAACGAAGGCCGCCTCACCGCGACCATCGACGGCCACGGGGACGAGATCGACATGACTTACGACGATGCGACGAGCACCGGCTGCGCCAGCTGTTCCGGCGCCACGGGCAGCCTGCCGTCACACACGATCTATCCCACCTTCGAGACCAGTTATACCTATGATCGGCGTAATCGAAAGACCGTCGAGACGGTTCACAAGGACGCCTCGACCGAGTACGCGACCCGGTTCACCTACGACGAAGCCGGCAACCTGGTCTCGCGCACGGACAAGGCGGGGCGCACCACCTACTACGCCTACGACGCCCTGAACCGGCTGATCAAAGTAACCGATCCGGCCAGCGGAGAGACCGCCTACACCTACGACGACCGGGACAACCTGATCAGACTGACCGATGCCGAGAATCAGACCACGCGGTTCGAATACGATGCGGCCAACCGGCTGATCAGGGAGATCAGGCCGCTGGGTGGGGAGACCCGCTACGACTATGATGCCGCCGGCAACCTGATCGAGAAGATCGACGCCAAGAACCAGAAGGCCGAGTACGCCTATGACGATGCCGGCCGTTTGGAGGAGATCCGCTATTATGCGGCCTCCAGTGACGTTGAGCCGACCAAGACGGTAACCTTCTCCTATGACAAGGTGGGCAACCTGACCGGCTACGACGATGGCACCACCTTGGCGGTTTACGCCTATGACACCCTGTACCGCAAGACCGGTGAGAGACTGGATTACGGTGCGTTCAGCCTGCAAAACGCCTACACCTACTACGACAACGGCCTGAAGGAGACCTATACCGGGCCCGATGCCGTCACCTACGGCTACCTGTACGACGCCAACAACCAGCTGGCCGCCGTGCAGATCCCGAATGCGGGCTATGTCACCGTGAGCGGCTACCACTGGACCCGGCCGGCGGACATGCTCCTGCCCGGCGGTGGCACCATTGATCTCGACTACGACGAGTTGCTGCGCCTCGAGCAGATCACCACCACCGATCCGGCGGCCAATCCGGTGTTGAAGTATGCCTATACCTATGACAATATGGACAACATCACCGCCAAGGCCACCGAACACGGCGATTATGAATATGGTTACGATGCCCTGTACCGCCTGATCGATGTGGTCAACCCGGTCCGGGATGACGAGGCCTTCACCTACGACGGTGTGGGCAACCGTTTGACCTCCGCCGATACCTCGACTGAGTGGGGCTACAACGAGAACAACGAATTGACCGGTTATGACGATGTGACCTTTGATTACGACCTTAACGGTAACATGATCGAGAAAAATGCTGGTGGGGTGGTAACCAAGTTCTTTTACAACCTGGAGGATCGCCTGGAGCGTGTGGAGGACGGCTCGGGCAATGTGATCGCCAGCTACTACTACGATCCCTTCGGCCGGCGCCTGTGGAAAGATGTCGGTGGCACCCGGACCTGCTTCCATTACAGCGACGAAGGGCTGGAGGGCGAGTACGATGCCACAGGTACCGTGATCAAGACCTACGGCTGGAAGCCCGGTTCCACCTGGAGCACCGATCCGTTGTTCATGAAGATCGGCACCGAGTATTACTATTACCACAACGATCATTTGGGAATGCCGCAAAAGATGACTTCGGTCTCCGGGGCGGTGGTTTGGAGGGCTACCTATTCATCATTCGGGCAAGCCTCAATAGATACTGAAGTTGTTGAGAACAATCTGCGGTTTCCGGGCCAGTACTATGATGCCGAGACTGGCCTGCACTATAACTACCACCGGTATTATGATCCGGCTACCGGGCGCTACCTTACGGCTGATCCTATTGGGCTTGAGGGTGGGATCAATATCTTTGCATATACATCAAATAATCCAGTCAATTTAATCGACCCATTTGGTCTTAATGCAATTGTCTTGTTTCAGGAGCAGGCAGCAGGAGGTTATGGACATATCGCATCTGCTGTTTCAGATCCACAGAGTGGTGGATGGCATTATTTCAGCAAAGATGGTTATGGATATATGCCGACATCTTATCATTATTTTAACAACAAAGGAGAATTACTCGCATTTGCGCTTATTGCTGGTAAATATGATGATTATGTGGAATTGCAGACCACGACCAAAGATGATTTTTCAATGATAAAGTATGGTATATCTCAGCTTAATACGCCATACAGTTTTATGCCATTTTTAAATACAGAACTCAGTAGTAGTAGATCTCATTGCTCGGATTTAACGCTCGATATTCTTGAAGCAGGAAACACCTCTCCATACAATAAGAGCGAATTTAAAGAAAACCTTCCATGGCACAATGCCCCGCGAGATTTATGGAATGCCTTAAGAAGATATTATCCTTAA